In Pirellula sp. SH-Sr6A, the DNA window CGAAATCCGCAAGGTTGGACCATGCGATATACCGAAGCGTTCAAGAAGCAAAGCCGAATAGCTCCGCTGGTTCCATTTCCTGATGTGAACAAGATCTATCGTTCGCCCGAACTGTGGCCCTTCTTTTCGGTTCGGATTCCGAGTATCGCGCGACCAGAAGTCCAGCGGACGGTTCGAGAAGAGCATCTCGACTACGACGATGTCGCTGCGATGTTACGACGCTTTGGCCGCAAGAGCATTGCAGACCCATTCGAGCTTCGTCCAACTGCGCATTCCAACGAACTGATTGGTGCCAGCTAGCGGCACCCAACCAGAACGGGCGCGAAACGTTAGTCTTGATGAGAACAGCGATAAACCAAGGTCAACAACGGCTTAGGCCAACAGTCGATGTTTGCGAAGCTACCGCAAAGTCGATCTTCTACTAGCTTAGCAGCGTAGTGAATTTCACCGTTGACGATGCTTAATACAATTTGACGACTATCTGAATGGTACCATTCCATCGAGACGGCACCATCGGGAAGGGCTGCAAGACTGGGAGCAGCTATATTCGGCGGCAGCTCTGCCAACAAGCAAAATGCTTGACGCAGAGTGTCGATTGAAACAGGAAGGCTGCCGTATCCATCCCAGTTTGATTCGTCGCTTTCGTAAAAGACCTCTGCCAATTCTTCACGTAATTGAATTTCCGGACCCAACGTCTCGGAACAATGCAGCCGACATGATTGAATTCGAATCACTCGGCTTACCAACTCTGCTGCATCGCTGCAACCCGATGTGACTTGCTTTGTTCCCATGAATCGTGCATGACTGTAAAGGTTGAGGACACCTAAGGGACCTACAAATGTAGTCCTAGCATGTCGGGCAGCAAACAGACTTGAATCAGAAGCCGCGGATTCCTGCGTCGACACAGTTCGCTGCTGTCTGACCGCTTCTCGGGAATCTCTAAAATTTACCAAGTTTACCGATCAGCGAAACTGTGGCACTTCTTTTCAGTTCGGATCTGCCATGCGAGATCGGAACGACCTGCAGCTGCAACGCAAGGACAGACACCAAAGAATGAAGTGGTTGGCTTCGTCTGAGACTCAAAGTCGAAGTGGCTGATGAGACGCTGCAAGGCCATCGCGGTTGGCATGGCGATACAACATGTTTGTAGACCACGCGTTTCTTTTTTCGGTCGCCTTCAATCCACGTTTCCACGGGAAAACGCCCCGGTTCAATGCGACCGGTCAATGCGACGGGTCAATGCGACGGGTCTGACGGTCTATCTTCCAATCCGAGTTCTTGCCGGTACTTGCTTCTGCCTTGGGCGTAGATCTCTTTGTTGGGAGATCGGTCGGCGAGCCACTGTTCGACTTCGTCGGACGGGGGTGGTACTTCGGTTACCAAGTGAGTTAAGCGTTCCAGCTGTTTGCGACACCAGCCGCAGCCAGTCCCTGCTCCACCGCATTCCGCTAATTGACTCGGGCGTTGGATTCGGTGCACCCGGATGTAATTGATCACCTTCCTCCAGCTGATATGAAAACAGAGGCAAAGTTCGTCGTCTGGTTTCATAAGCTACCTGCACATCGAGATGGATCTGCTGGCGATAATTACTCGTGCCGCAAGGCTTCGATCGGATTCATCTTTGCCGCTCTCATCGCGGGATAGATTCCGAAGACAACCCCTACAATGAGCGAGATAAGAAAGGCGCCTGGAATGCTTTCTGGGACAATGGAAGGCTCGACCGTTCTCACCACATCGGGGAGCCCGGCCATTTGCTCTGGAAACCACTCCATCGCTAGCCAGCGCGCGCCGCGCACTGCGGGACCGCAGAGCAATCCAAACAAGATCCCCGTGATTCCGCCTGCCAAGCTCAGCACACTGGTTTCGATCAAGAACTGGCGAATGATATCTTTACGTTTTGCTCCGAGAGCACGGCGAATTCCAATTTCACGCGTTCGTTCGGTAACGGTAGCCAGCATGATGTTCATGATCCCGATCCCCCCGACCAGCAGCGAGATGGCTGCGATCATTCCCATAAAGACCATAAACATGGCGCGGGTAGTTCGCGCCTGTTCCAGGAGTTCCAGCGGCACGACGACTGCGATATCCTCCATCTTGGCATGGCCCGAAAGGGCGGATTCTACGAGCTCTGCAGTCCGTTTTACATCGGCCACTTGGTTCACTCGCAGGGTGATTTGATTGAGCTCAATCACTTCGCCTTCGCGCGATCCCGATCGAACGCTCATCACCATATCTCCGATTCGCTGGTGCAGCGTTTGGATTGGGATATAGACATCGTTCGTGAAGTCTTGTGCAGCCATCGAACCGCCGACCGCAGCCGTCGCGCCTTTGGGTTTGAGGACACCCACAACGAGATAGAAGTCCTGATTTTCGGGCATGTAAATGCGTTGACCGATTGGGTCTTCGTGCAAAAAGAGGCGTTCTGCAACTTTAGCGGAAAGGACGCAATGGGTTTCGCGGCGGAAGCAATCGGCGTCGGTGATGAAGTGTCCGTCTTGCATTTCAAGTCGATTGACTTCGAAATACTCCGGGGTACATCCGACGAGTCGGCCATCCAGTTTTCGGTCTTTGAATTGAAACTGACGGCGCAATTCACGGATGGGCAAAGCGCTTTTCACGGTCGGAACACTCGTGGAAAGCAAATCGAATTCATCGCGAGTGAGGCCGTAAGGTGTCAGCCCCTGCGCCGACATCTTTTCGCTGGGCGGTTTGATCGTGCGGATCATGATCGTATCGGCCCCCAGGCTTTCGATCTGTCGCTGTGCCTCGTCTCCAATTCCCTTGCTGATCGCCAGCAGCCAAATGACGCTCGCTACGCCGATAAAGATCCCGAGGACGGTCAGGATCGATCGCATGGGGTGCAACCAAAGGCTCTTTACGCCCAACTGTATTGTGCCAAGCCAAATGTTCATTCTTCCACCGGCATATTATCGATTGCGTATTTCGCGGCCGCATCCCGAACTTCTTTCGTGTTGGTGCGATCCCATTGCAAACGACCGTCTTTCAGTCGCACGACACGCTTGGCCCGTTTGGATACTTCGTCTTCGTGAGTCACGAGAATGATCGTTCGACCTTCGTCGTTCAGTCGTTCGAAGAGTTGCAGGATCTCTTCTGTTGTTCGAGAGTCCAAGTTTCCCGTCGGTTCGTCTGCGAGAATGAAGTACGGGTTGTTCACGAGGGAACGAGCGATAGCCACCCGCTGTTGTTGTCCACCGCTGAGCTGCGTGGGACGGTGGTCCAAACGCTCTCCAAGTCCCACTAATTTTGCCAGCTCGATTGTCCTGGCGTGCTGCTCCTTGCTGAGCGAACGACCTTGGTAGAAGAGAGGCACCTGTATGTTTTCAACCACCGTCAGCTGCTGGATCAGGTTGTAGGCTTGGAAAACGAAACCAATCCGCTTGGAACGGATATCCGCCAATTGATCGTCGTTCATTTGGGCGACATCGTCTTCACCCAATAACAAACTACCGGAGGTGGGTTTATCCAAGCACCCGAGCATATTGAGCAAAGTACTTTTGCCGGAACCTGAGGGTCCCATGATGGCAACATAGTCACCTTCCGGGACATCGAAAGTAACTCCTCGGAGCGCGCGGACTGTCTCGCTTTTTAGCACGTACTCTTTTTTCATGTCGACAACGCGACATGCGTACCGCTTGGTAGCGATCGGAGGGTTCATGGTGGACTGGGTCATGACCGTTTCTACTGCAATCCTCTCGCGCCAATCGGGCGGTCCGCGCTGCTTCCGCCTGGAGCACGTCCTGCGGGGCCTCCATCAGGGCCGGGAGCACCCTCTGCTCCAGGCGTTCGCTCACGGGCGGCTCGCAATTTCTGCATTGCCTTGGTGAGTTCCCCCATGTCCAAGAAACCATCTTGGTTGCCGTCGGCCTGGGGGAAACCGGCTGCGAGCGGGCCCATGCTGCTCGCCTCGGTCTTGCTGATCTTTCCATCGGAGTCGGTATCGATCCGCTGCATCATCCCTGACAGATCCATGCCACCGCCTGCGGATTGGCTATCTGTTTTTGCGGCGGCAGGCAATGGCTCAGCCGCGATACGAGCCAGTTGCTCGCGGTCATCGGTTTCCTCAATGACTGGGATATCCATCTTGGCAAGGTGGTTTCGGGGATTTAAGACCACCTCTTCTCCGACCTCAATCCCAGTGTCCACCGTGATGAACTTTTCGTTTGCCGCACCGATCTTAATCGGCTTTGTTTCCCAACCATCGCCGCTCTTAACCAAAACAAAATGATGCCCCTTGGTTTCGTAGACGGCCAAAATGGGGATTTGGATGGCTTCAGGAATCTGCTCGACGAAGATGCGAACTTCGGCCGTCATCCCGGTGCGAATCGTTTCCGGCGGATCGACAATCTGAACAAAGACAGCGTACTCTTTAACGTTCGAGCCCCACCAGTTGCCTGGTTCTGCGTACTTATTGACCTTTACAACGCGTCCAAGAAGCTCGTTCTCGACCGCTCCGACGCGGATCTTCACAGGCATGCCTTCTCGGATCAACGTAATTCGTGACTCGTTCACCTTCGCTTTGACTTGCATCTTGCTCGGGTCGGGAAGCAAGAAAACTGTCTGCTGCTCGCGCACGACTGCTCCTGGTTCCACGACGAAGTCCGAACCGCCCCGGCTACCTACTTTGTTCGCATAAACAACTTGCCCATCCGCAGGCGCCTTGATTTGGCAAGCAGCCATTTGGGTGAGGATTTCATCGAGTTTTTCTTTTTCCTCAATCAGGGTGTTGCGATCGGAGTCCAGCTTTGCCTTGGCCGTGGCGATATCGCTATCGAGCTGTACGAGCATTTTCGCTTTGGTCAGTTCATCAAGAACTCGAAGTCTCGCTTCCGCGGACTCGAGCGTGCTTTGTGCGTTCTGTACCGCGTATTGCTCCGCTTCGATTTGAAGCGGTTTGAGGGTCCCCTTCGCCGCAAGCCGCTCCGCACTTTGAAGTGACAATTCGGCCTTTCGGAGATTCTGTTTAGCGATCGAAATCTCGCTCAAGATCGTCTTGCGCTCGGTCAAGTAGGTGCCTTCCAAGTACTCTTGGCGCGCGATCTCGGCCTTGCTCACGGCAGCCTCGCTCGAAATCACCGTCGACTCGGCAGCGCTAACGATAATGCGTTGATTCTTGGCTTCTTGGTCCAGCGCGGAGGAGTCCAATTCGCAAAGGATGTCCCCTTTCTTCACAAAGGTGCCTTCCGGAATGACCGTTAGGATTGGAGTGCCGCTCCCCCCACGTCCTTTGACCTCGCATTTCACTTCGTTGTTGCTACTGCTCTCGACCTCTCCTTGTTCGAGGACGATGTGATCGAACGGCCCTTTCGAAATCTGCTCCAGAATCGGTTTTCCTTCGGTGGACGCGGTCGATTCGGCACGCATTTTCCACCAATAATACCCACCGCCACCGACCAGGGTTGCCGCGATCAAAGCAATCAAAATGGGACGTGCCGCCCCGCGACGACGTCTCGAATTCGAATTTCGGACCGTTTGGGCGGTTGGGTTGCTACGGGAGGAGAACCTGAGAGATTTCATAATGATTGGGGGATGGAGGTCGCGAAGGGATGATCGGTGGGCCGATGGAAGCCAGAACTTCCGGAGGGACGCTACATCGGTGAAATGCAAACGGATCTGACATGATACCTGCCAAGGCCTCTGGATCGAAGCGAGATACTGGACGCTTCGTCAAAAATCCAGGAGTTGGGCAGCATGTTTGGGAGTTGGAGGGCTTACGTGGACAACGGACTGCAGTTCATTATCGCACGAAGGCAATTGGCACCGCGACGAGGAACCCAAAGTCCGGCCACCTTAAACCCACCAATTGGCAGCGGGTTCCGGTCCATCGAGGCAAAACTAGGCTCTGGCTCCCACTTCGTCTTTCGAACGGGAGGGACCGCAGCCGCTTGGAGGAGCAATTCGGTAGGCCGCCAAGGCAGCTAACAGGGCAAATAGGGCGTCGCCGAGGTCCATATTTTTCCATGCGATCGCCCCCAGGTCCGCCAGTCCCCATCCGGTGGCCTCGGTCTCGCCGAAGGCCCGATAAGCAGCTTGGGAGATCGCAATTTGCCGTTCTTTCTCCGGATCGGGGAGGGCTTCCCACATTTGGGTTGCCGCCACCCAAGCCTCCGCAGGCAAGTCGGCTGGGCTTGCAGCGGTGTCGGCGTCTCCGCCTGTAGGCCACGCCAAACGTTCCCCTGCCAACTCCTGCCGCTCGATCCAGTCGAGCGCAAGGTGAAACTGGGCCGTCTCAGCCGTGGCAACCATCCCCGCCGATTCCTCGACCTGCGCGCGAAACTCCCCATACTCTCGCTGAACTTCCATCCATGCTGCACCCAACTTCCCACCACCGACGGCGAGCAAGGTCAGGCAAACGGCAACCCAGCCTTGGTACGCGAAGCCACCGTTCCGACCACTCCACCTTGTAGCCCCCCCGACCGCCACACCGATCCCCAACGCCAATAGCCCGATTTCCCATCTTCCCATAACGCTCACTGCCATCCAAACGGCAGCCCCGATGCACGCAACAATAGCGGGAGCTAAGAAAGATGAAATCCTCGTCATGACGTGCAATGCTTTTGAGAAACGCGCGATAGGTTGAGCGGGAGTAGCCAATCCCGCCCGACACGTTACTGGACCTGGAGCCCCGTCGCTTGTCAAACCGAATCACCACCATTAGGCTTTTCGCTACCGTCGCCCCGTCGGAGTCTATGTCTTTTCCCGCATTCAAGTGGAACTGCGAGCTGATCCCTATGTCGAACAAGCGCAAGATCCTCATTCAACTGGACACCAATTCCAAGGCGAGCGTCTTTGACGCGGTCGTCGCTATCGATGCTGGCGTCGATCATCTCTTGCAGTACAGCAATGTGAAGCAGGAAGACGTCCGCTCCTTGGTCCACGGAGCGATGTACACCCGCGGCCCACAAGACCTGAAGCATACCGCCATCTTCGTAGGAGGGGGGAGCGTAGCGCATGGTGAAGCGATCGCGCAAGCAGCCTTCGAGACGCTGCACGATCCCTTTCGTGTCTCGATCATGCTCGACAGCAATGGCTCTAACAGCACCGCTGCTGCCGCCGTTCTTTGCGCCCAGCAACACTTAGAAATCCGCGATTCCTTCTCTGTTGTTCTTGCCGCGACCGGTCCCGTGGGGCAACGCGTGTCTCGCATCCTTGCCAATCTGGGAGGAAAAGTCTTTATCGGTTCAAGGTCCAAAGAGAGGGCGGAGGAAACCATTGACGAGTTGGTCCAAGCCGATGTTGAGCGCTCGCGTCTGATTCCGCTGGTATCGGAAGACGAAGAGGCGTTGACTGGGGCCTTGATCCGATCGCAAGCCGTTTTTGCTTGCGGAGCGGCAGGCATCCGACTCTTGACCGCCGAACGTTTGGCCTCCGCCAGTTCTCTTCGCGTAGCTGTCGATTTGAACGCGGTGCCGCCCGAAGGGATCGAAAGCATTGGAGTGTTCGACAAAGCTGTGGAACGAGGAAACCGCGTCGACTACGGGGCTCTCGGCGTTGGCGGATTGAAGATGAAGATCCACAAGGCCTCGATCGCAGCACTGTTTGAATCCAACCACCGATTCTTGGACTGCCAAGAGATGCTTTCCATCGGCACAGATATTCTCGCTCAGCAGAACAGAGGCGGTTAATCGAACGGCCATTGGCTCGCATATCAAGAACAGTTGGTAGAATACTGGCGCTGAGTTCGGAGTTCTTGTCTTTTGATTGCGCCCTTTTTCTCTGATTGCACCCTTTTTTCTGATTTAACCGGGGTACCAAGTGTTTCGTCTCGAAGTCATCGATTACATCGATCAATCGAATCAATCGCTCATCGCGCGCGTACCGGAGTCGGGCACGGCCGCGATCCAATACGGTGCTCAATTGATCGTTCAGCAAAACCAGGAAGCGATCTTCTTTCGCGATGGTCGCGCCATGGATTCTTTTGGTCCCGGTCGCTACACCTTGACCACCGCGAACATACCGATCCTGGGGAAACTCCTCACAATCCCTTTTGAAAAGAGTCCGTTTCAAGCGTGCGTGTACTTTGTCGGAAAGCAAACGTTCATCGATCAGCGCTGGGGAACACGGACTCCTATCACGATCAAAGACCCCCAGTTTGGCATTGTAAGACTGAAGGGCTATGGCAAATTCGCCTACCGCGTCGTCGATGGCTCGTTGTTGCTCAACTCCATCGTCGGCACCCAAGGGAAGTTTACCACCGACGAGATCCTGAACTACCTTCGAGATGTCATCATCGCTGGTCTCACGGATCTGTTAGCAAGCTCCGGAATTGGACTGTTGGATATGCCATCCCGTATGGACGATCTGAGCGCCGCGGCTCGGGTGAAGCTGGGAGACCAGTTCTCCAAGTATGGGCTGGAATTGACGGAGTTCTTTATCAGCAGCATCTCGGCCCCCGAAGAAGTGCAAAAGGCGATCGATGCGAGGGCGAGCATGGCGGTCCTCGGCGATCTGCGCGCGTACGCCACCTATAGCGCAGCCAATGCCATGCAAACCGCCGGAGCGGCTGGAATGCAAGGCCCAATGGGGTTTGGGCTGGGGATGATGCTCCCGAATTTCATGCAACCGCAAAATGCGGTAGCAGGGGTTCCAGGCGCAGCACCGATTACCGGCCCCGCCCAATTGGACTTCAGCAACGCCCGGGTCCCCAGCGAACAAGACTTGGCAACCTCGATTCGGTCCCTCGGAGAAAAGATGGGATGGACGATTCAGCAAGGCGAAGGTGGATCGTTACAAGTCGCTGTACCTTTGGCTGCATCGCGTCGACAACGGGTGTTTGTAGAGCTGAACCGAAAGGACCAAGATGGCAACGAGATGATCGGAATCTGGTCCCCCTGTGGAGCGATCAACCCGGCAGCAGCCTTGACCATCCTTCGAAATAACGACTCTGTTGTGCATGGTGCTTTCGCAATGAAACGCGTAGACGAGGGTGAAATTCTCGTTCTCAAATCGAATGTATTGTCGAATCTGACCAATGCGAGCGAGCTAGCCAAAATCATCTCGGCTGTCGCTTGGCAAGCGGATGAAGTCGAACAACAACTGTCGGGCAGCTCCGTCGACCACCACTAAGGCGACTTGCAACGGACCGATCGCCACCCCTATTTCGATCCCCAATTCAGTCATTCCATTCGTCGAGGTTTCTATGCGAGCCAAATCCTTTTGCCATCGTGCCATGTTTTTTGGATCGGTGTTAGCCTTCTCGAATTTGGCTGCCATGCTCGAACTTCGTGCGGACGATTGGTACCAATGGAGAGGTCCTAACCGAGACGGAATCGCCGAGGTCAAGGGCTTGGCTTCGAAATGGAGTGAAGATGGCCCCGCTCT includes these proteins:
- a CDS encoding bacterioferritin-associated ferredoxin: MKPDDELCLCFHISWRKVINYIRVHRIQRPSQLAECGGAGTGCGWCRKQLERLTHLVTEVPPPSDEVEQWLADRSPNKEIYAQGRSKYRQELGLEDRPSDPSH
- a CDS encoding ABC transporter permease gives rise to the protein MRSILTVLGIFIGVASVIWLLAISKGIGDEAQRQIESLGADTIMIRTIKPPSEKMSAQGLTPYGLTRDEFDLLSTSVPTVKSALPIRELRRQFQFKDRKLDGRLVGCTPEYFEVNRLEMQDGHFITDADCFRRETHCVLSAKVAERLFLHEDPIGQRIYMPENQDFYLVVGVLKPKGATAAVGGSMAAQDFTNDVYIPIQTLHQRIGDMVMSVRSGSREGEVIELNQITLRVNQVADVKRTAELVESALSGHAKMEDIAVVVPLELLEQARTTRAMFMVFMGMIAAISLLVGGIGIMNIMLATVTERTREIGIRRALGAKRKDIIRQFLIETSVLSLAGGITGILFGLLCGPAVRGARWLAMEWFPEQMAGLPDVVRTVEPSIVPESIPGAFLISLIVGVVFGIYPAMRAAKMNPIEALRHE
- a CDS encoding ABC transporter ATP-binding protein; translated protein: MNPPIATKRYACRVVDMKKEYVLKSETVRALRGVTFDVPEGDYVAIMGPSGSGKSTLLNMLGCLDKPTSGSLLLGEDDVAQMNDDQLADIRSKRIGFVFQAYNLIQQLTVVENIQVPLFYQGRSLSKEQHARTIELAKLVGLGERLDHRPTQLSGGQQQRVAIARSLVNNPYFILADEPTGNLDSRTTEEILQLFERLNDEGRTIILVTHEDEVSKRAKRVVRLKDGRLQWDRTNTKEVRDAAAKYAIDNMPVEE
- a CDS encoding HlyD family efflux transporter periplasmic adaptor subunit; translated protein: MKSLRFSSRSNPTAQTVRNSNSRRRRGAARPILIALIAATLVGGGGYYWWKMRAESTASTEGKPILEQISKGPFDHIVLEQGEVESSSNNEVKCEVKGRGGSGTPILTVIPEGTFVKKGDILCELDSSALDQEAKNQRIIVSAAESTVISSEAAVSKAEIARQEYLEGTYLTERKTILSEISIAKQNLRKAELSLQSAERLAAKGTLKPLQIEAEQYAVQNAQSTLESAEARLRVLDELTKAKMLVQLDSDIATAKAKLDSDRNTLIEEKEKLDEILTQMAACQIKAPADGQVVYANKVGSRGGSDFVVEPGAVVREQQTVFLLPDPSKMQVKAKVNESRITLIREGMPVKIRVGAVENELLGRVVKVNKYAEPGNWWGSNVKEYAVFVQIVDPPETIRTGMTAEVRIFVEQIPEAIQIPILAVYETKGHHFVLVKSGDGWETKPIKIGAANEKFITVDTGIEVGEEVVLNPRNHLAKMDIPVIEETDDREQLARIAAEPLPAAAKTDSQSAGGGMDLSGMMQRIDTDSDGKISKTEASSMGPLAAGFPQADGNQDGFLDMGELTKAMQKLRAARERTPGAEGAPGPDGGPAGRAPGGSSADRPIGARGLQ
- a CDS encoding NAD(P)-dependent methylenetetrahydromethanopterin dehydrogenase translates to MSNKRKILIQLDTNSKASVFDAVVAIDAGVDHLLQYSNVKQEDVRSLVHGAMYTRGPQDLKHTAIFVGGGSVAHGEAIAQAAFETLHDPFRVSIMLDSNGSNSTAAAAVLCAQQHLEIRDSFSVVLAATGPVGQRVSRILANLGGKVFIGSRSKERAEETIDELVQADVERSRLIPLVSEDEEALTGALIRSQAVFACGAAGIRLLTAERLASASSLRVAVDLNAVPPEGIESIGVFDKAVERGNRVDYGALGVGGLKMKIHKASIAALFESNHRFLDCQEMLSIGTDILAQQNRGG
- a CDS encoding SPFH domain-containing protein; the protein is MFRLEVIDYIDQSNQSLIARVPESGTAAIQYGAQLIVQQNQEAIFFRDGRAMDSFGPGRYTLTTANIPILGKLLTIPFEKSPFQACVYFVGKQTFIDQRWGTRTPITIKDPQFGIVRLKGYGKFAYRVVDGSLLLNSIVGTQGKFTTDEILNYLRDVIIAGLTDLLASSGIGLLDMPSRMDDLSAAARVKLGDQFSKYGLELTEFFISSISAPEEVQKAIDARASMAVLGDLRAYATYSAANAMQTAGAAGMQGPMGFGLGMMLPNFMQPQNAVAGVPGAAPITGPAQLDFSNARVPSEQDLATSIRSLGEKMGWTIQQGEGGSLQVAVPLAASRRQRVFVELNRKDQDGNEMIGIWSPCGAINPAAALTILRNNDSVVHGAFAMKRVDEGEILVLKSNVLSNLTNASELAKIISAVAWQADEVEQQLSGSSVDHH